In a single window of the Nicotiana tomentosiformis chromosome 10, ASM39032v3, whole genome shotgun sequence genome:
- the LOC104105160 gene encoding uncharacterized protein — translation MVNVIIGGEEVNGITYTAARKTSKVTVTHGKWVRQVLEGDSIIFDDEDADGLIIPHNDALVISLLVHDTNVRRVLIDLGSSVNIILLRVVNEVQVNDRIIQKARSLPGFDNSSVIMKGEIILATFAKCVIKDTKFQVVDADMAYNIILGRPWIHDMDAVSSTLHQVIKFLSHWGIRQIRRDQWAS, via the coding sequence ATGGTAAATGTTATAATCGGGGGTGAAGAAGTTAACGGGATAACGTACACGGCAGCAAGAAAGACATCCAAGGTTACCGTTACCCATGGGAAATGGGTTCGTCAGGTTTTGGAAGGAGACAGCATAATATTTGACGACGAAGATGCGGACGGCTTGATCAttcctcataacgatgcactggtaatatctttacttgtccATGATACTAATGTTAGACGAGTTTTGATAGACCTAGGTAGCTCAGTAAATATCATTCTACTAAGAGTAGTGAATGAGGTGCAAGTAAATGATCGAATCATACAGAAGGCACGATCACTGCCTGGGTTCGATAATTCAAGTGTCATCATGAAAGGAGAAATCATATTGGCTACATTTGCAAAATGTGTCATTAAAGACACTAAATTCCAGGTGGTAGATGCAGACATGGCCTATAATATAATCTTGGGAAGACCGTGGATTCATGACATGGATGCGGTCTCGTCAACGTTGCATCAGGTCATTAAGTTCTTGTCACATTGGGGAATCCGTCAAATCAGGAGGGATCAATGGGCATCATGA